The proteins below come from a single Cryptococcus gattii WM276 chromosome D, complete sequence genomic window:
- a CDS encoding Negative regulation of gluconeogenesis-related protein, putative (Similar to TIGR gene model, INSD accession AAW43297.1), translating to MEVSPALSALEALSSSTSTSSSGPVNVLIDDHLAQAKSRIIAGEDPRTVIQELQKAVAKSKKEVEKNLKAWYFALGNVGKAIDKTFPAQLSAISRAYEGPSLFVDKDASQALDKAVLESLGRRGLWDAVTALETETSLTFSSERRLLAEELQRITTCLLSNDISPALEWCEENKSFIQSPPHPSSLPYFLHRAVFKSIEDPAHAIMYARQHMMTYLPLYPVTKLITSRLYDGANKSELKGQDTEMEGTVIDPFEEENAVDLAALVTMFQSEFKRRHQWPKEDPLEVAVDLGSKGGALNVIEKARRVMGEHLGHIRAWTDLPMEVPLPPSRRYHSVFVCPVSKEQATESNPPKILVCGHVIASESFERLLKGGRREVKCPYCPVETAQSAAQRLYF from the exons ATGGAAGTCTCTCCGGCACTCTCAGCTCTGGAAgctctctcttcctccacaTCTACCTCATCCTCCGGACCAGTCAATGTGCTCATCGATGACCACCTCGCCCAAGCCAAAAGCCGTATTATCGCCGGTGAAGACCCTAGGACAGTCATACAAGAGCTTCAGAAAGCCGTGGCAAAAAGCAAGAAGGAAGTGGAGAAGAATTTGAAGGCCTGGTATTTTGCCCTGGGAAATGTGGGCAAGGCGATTGATAAG ACATTTCCGGCCCAGTTAAGTGCTATCAGCAGGGCATATGAAGGACCAAGCCTATTTGTGGATAAAGATGCATCTCAAGCGCTAGACAAAGCTGTACTTGAATCGCTCGGCCGCAGAGGTCTGTGGGACGCTGTCACCGCTTTGGAAACG GAAACCTCATTAACTTTTTCGTCGGAACGCCGTCTCCTTGCTGAAGAGCTCCAACGAATCACCACTTGCCTTCTGTCTAACGACATCTCTCCCGCTTTGGAGTGGTGTGAAGAAAACAAATCATTTATTCAATCGCCTCCACACCCATCATCACTCCCTTATTTTCTCCATCGTGCAGTTTTTAAGTCTATTGAAGATCCCGCACATGCTATCATGTACGCTCGGCAGCACATGATGACATACTTGCCGTTGTACCCAGTCACAAAACTCATTACCTCACGGCTGTACGATGGGGCGAACAAATCGGAACTTAAAGGACAAGATACTGAGATGGAAGGAACAGTTATTGATCCTtttgaggaagagaatgcGGTGGACCTGGCTGCTCTTGTTACAATGTTCCAGAGCGAGTTCAAGAGGAGACATCAATGGCCAAAGGAAGATCCGCTCGAGGTGGCTGTGGATTTGGGATCGAAAGGAGGCGCGTTGAACGTCATTGAAAAAGCCAGGAGAGTAATGGGAGAGCATCTGGGACATATTCGAGCGTGGACTGATTTGCCT ATGGAGGTGCCTCTTCCGCCGTCCAGGAGATACCATTCAGTCTTTGTGTGTCCCGTTTCAAAAGAGCAAGCCACCGAAAGCAATCCTCCTAAGATCCTGGTCTGTGGACACGTTATAGCATCGGAGAGTTTTGAAAGATTGTTGAAAGGGGG TCGACGAGAAGTGAAGTGCCCATATTGTCCTGTTGAAACCGCGCAGTCAGCTGCCCAGAGATTGTACTTCTAG